One region of Zingiber officinale cultivar Zhangliang chromosome 7B, Zo_v1.1, whole genome shotgun sequence genomic DNA includes:
- the LOC122004729 gene encoding receptor-like protein EIX2 produces MATAWRSRLRFREPWPLHHPYRCCYYLRLALLSSLAFLLMDVAGVEGRVSSEGCLQRERDALLLYKAAIKDPSGRLSSWRAQVDCCAWTGVVCHNTTGSVRVAELNLQNPYACQGNNLWETALRGELLHPSLLSLTHLRNLSLSCNDFEGTQIPPLVGSLHKLGILIFLTPTTVEPFPLISET; encoded by the coding sequence ATGGCAACGGCCTGGAGAAGCAGACTCCGTTTCCGTGAGCCATGGCCACTGCACCACCCCTACCGCTGTTGCTACTATCTTCGTCTTGCCTTGCTCAGCAGCCTCGCCTTCCTTCTTATGGATGTAGCTGGAGTAGAAGGGAGAGTGAGCAGCGAGGGATGCTTGCAGAGGGAGAGGGATGCTCTCTTGCTTTACAAAGCCGCCATCAAAGATCCTTCCGGCCGCTTGTCTTCATGGCGTGCCCAGGTGGACTGCTGCGCTTGGACTGGCGTAGTCTGTCACAACACAACGGGCAGCGTGCGAGTGGCGGAGCTCAACCTTCAAAATCCATATGCCTGCCAAGGCAATAATTTGTGGGAGACGGCTTTGAGGGGTGAGCTGCTGCATCCTTCATTATTGTCTTTAACTCACTTGCGAAACTTAAGTCTCAGCTGCAATGACTTCGAGGGCACCCAAATTCCACCTCTCGTTGGTTCTCTTCACAAACTCGGTATCTTGATCTTTCTAACTCCAACTACAGTGGAACCATTCCCCCTCATCTCGGAAACTTAA
- the LOC122004730 gene encoding receptor-like protein EIX1 has product MLVGEIPSSLSNLIELKFLHLNNNNLQGHLPSSLQKCTQLLVVDLGDNKFSGNIPSCIGKNWLNLRILRLSSNTFNGNIDPQLGYLKEIIDFANNKLSGSISCSFGNFSTMILTSDKQLPSFEVLEMWDTYPIYSRSESITLITKGDQLTFSSILYLVKSIDLSNNELIDEIPEEFGYLAGLHTLNLSRNYFKDKIPDSIGKMSSLETLDLSFNNLSGAIPQSLSQLNALNDLNLSYNNLSGSIPSGNQLQTLDYASIYIGNPYLCGDLVNKSCFHGNNTNAISKKHAMLSPMLSIYLSSTLGYFIGLWSVFILLLFKKKWRYSYFKKVDKIYDKVYVTIKIRLNRIVIG; this is encoded by the coding sequence ATGCTTGTTGGAGAAATTCCAAGCTCTCTTAGCAACTTGATTGAACTCAAGTTCCTGCACTTGAATAATAACAATTTACAAGGGCATCTTCCATCATCACTGCAAAAATGCACTCAGCTATTGGTTGTTGATCTCGGCGATAATAAATTTTCTGGAAATATACCTTCGTGTATTGGGAAAAATTGGCTAAACTTGCGTATTCTTCGATTGAGCTCAAATACGTTCAATGGCAATATTGACCCACAACTTGGGTATTTGAAGGAAATCATTGACTTTGCAAATAACAAATTATCAGGGTCAATATCATGTTCCTTTGGAAATTTCAGCACAATGATTTTAACATCAGATAAACAACTTCCTTCCTTTGAAGTACTAGAAATGTGGGACACATACCCAATTTATAGCAGAAGTGAAAGTATTACTTTAATCACAAAAGGAGATCAGCTTACTTTTTCTTCAATTCTTTATCTTGTGAAGAGTATAGACCTTTCAAACAATGAATTGATAGATGAGATTCCTGAAGAATTCGGATATCTTGCTGGACTTCACACATTGAATTTATCACGAAACTATTTCAAAGACAAGATCCCAGATAGCATTGGCAAAATGAGTTCATTAGAAACTCTAGATTTATCATTTAATAATTTATCAGGGGCTATTCCTCAAAGCTTATCACAACTAAATGCTTTGAATGATTTGAACTTGTCTTATAACAACCTATCTGGAAGCATTCCCTCCGGGAATCAACTTCAAACATTAGATTATGCATCCATTTATATTGGTAATCCTTATCTTTGTGGAGACTTGGTAAACAAGAGTTGCTTTCATGGGAACAACACCAATGCGATAAGCAAGAAGCATGCAATGTTATCGCCAATGTTATCAATCTATCTCAGTAGCACACTTGGATATTTTATTGGATTGTGGAGTGTATTTATCCTTCTACTATTCAAGAAAAAATGGAGGTACTCTTACTTTAAGAAGGTCGATAAAATTTATGATAAAGTTTATGTGACAATCAAGATAAGATTGAATAGAATAGTGATTGGATAG